A window from Streptomyces sp. NBC_00299 encodes these proteins:
- the gyrB gene encoding DNA topoisomerase (ATP-hydrolyzing) subunit B, with amino-acid sequence MADSGNPNENIPSTDAGANGAVTSSNGEVTASYDASAITVLEGLDAVRKRPGMYIGSTGERGLHHLVQEVVDNSVDEALAGHADTIDVTILADGGVRVVDNGRGIPVGIVPSEGKPAVEVVLTVLHAGGKFGGGGYAVSGGLHGVGVSVVNALSTKVSVEIKTDGHRWTQDYKLGVPTAPLAQHEETDEHGTSVTFWADPDIFETTEYSFETLSRRFQEMAFLNKGLRINLTDERESAKATAGADEAGEDEKHEVKHVSYHYEGGIVDFVKYLNSRKGEVVHPTVIDLEAEDKDKHLSLEIAMQWNGGYTEGVYSFANIIHTHEGGTHEEGFRAALTSLINKYARDKKLLREKDDNLTGDDIREGLTAIISVKLSEPQFEGQTKTKLGNTEVKTFVQKVVYEHLNDWLDRNPVEAADIIRKGIQAATARVAARKARDLTRRKGLLETASLPGKLSDCQSNDPIKCEIFIVEGDSAGGSAKSGRNPEYQAILPIRGKILNVEKARIDKILQNQEIQALISAFGTGVHEDFDIEKLRYHKIILMADADVDGQHINTLLLTFLFRFMRPLVEAGHVFLSRPPLYKIKWGRDEVEYAYSDRERDALLEMGRQRGKRVREDSIQRFKGLGEMNAEELRITTMDQEHRVLGQVTLDDAAQADDLFSVLMGEDVEARRQFIQRNAKDVRFLDI; translated from the coding sequence GTGGCCGATTCCGGCAACCCCAACGAGAACATCCCGTCCACCGACGCCGGCGCCAACGGCGCGGTCACCTCGTCGAACGGCGAGGTCACCGCCTCGTACGACGCCAGCGCCATCACCGTCCTCGAGGGTCTGGACGCGGTCCGCAAGCGACCCGGTATGTACATCGGTTCGACCGGCGAGCGCGGCCTGCACCACCTCGTGCAGGAGGTCGTCGACAACTCCGTCGACGAGGCGCTGGCCGGTCACGCGGACACGATCGACGTGACGATCCTGGCCGACGGCGGTGTGCGCGTCGTCGACAACGGCCGAGGCATCCCGGTCGGCATCGTGCCCTCCGAGGGCAAGCCGGCCGTCGAGGTCGTCCTGACGGTCCTGCACGCGGGCGGAAAGTTCGGTGGCGGCGGCTACGCGGTCTCCGGCGGTCTGCACGGCGTGGGCGTCTCCGTCGTGAACGCCCTGTCGACCAAGGTCTCCGTCGAGATCAAGACCGACGGCCACCGCTGGACGCAGGACTACAAGTTGGGCGTCCCGACGGCCCCGCTTGCCCAGCACGAGGAGACGGACGAGCACGGCACCTCGGTCACCTTCTGGGCCGACCCGGACATCTTCGAGACCACTGAGTACTCCTTCGAGACGCTGTCGCGGCGCTTCCAGGAGATGGCGTTCCTCAACAAGGGCCTGCGCATCAACCTCACCGACGAGCGTGAGTCGGCGAAGGCCACCGCCGGTGCGGACGAGGCGGGCGAGGACGAGAAGCACGAGGTCAAGCACGTCTCGTACCACTACGAGGGCGGCATCGTCGACTTCGTGAAGTACCTCAACTCCCGCAAGGGAGAAGTGGTGCACCCCACCGTGATCGACCTGGAGGCCGAGGACAAGGACAAGCACCTGTCCCTCGAGATCGCCATGCAGTGGAACGGTGGCTACACCGAGGGTGTCTACTCCTTCGCCAACATCATCCACACGCACGAGGGCGGCACGCACGAAGAGGGCTTCCGCGCGGCGCTGACCTCGCTGATCAACAAGTACGCGCGTGACAAGAAGCTGCTTCGTGAGAAGGACGACAACCTCACGGGCGACGACATCCGCGAGGGTCTGACCGCGATCATCTCGGTGAAGCTGAGCGAGCCGCAGTTCGAGGGCCAGACGAAGACCAAGCTGGGCAACACCGAGGTGAAGACCTTCGTGCAGAAGGTCGTCTACGAGCACCTCAACGACTGGCTGGACCGCAATCCGGTCGAGGCCGCGGACATCATCCGCAAGGGCATCCAGGCGGCCACCGCGCGCGTGGCGGCCCGCAAGGCCCGTGACCTGACGCGTCGCAAGGGCCTGCTGGAGACCGCGTCCCTGCCGGGCAAGCTCTCCGACTGCCAGTCGAACGACCCCATCAAGTGCGAGATCTTCATCGTCGAGGGTGACTCCGCCGGCGGCTCGGCCAAGTCCGGCCGCAACCCGGAGTACCAGGCGATCCTCCCGATCCGAGGCAAGATCCTCAACGTCGAGAAGGCCCGGATCGACAAGATCCTGCAGAACCAGGAGATCCAGGCGCTGATCTCGGCCTTCGGTACCGGAGTCCACGAGGACTTCGACATCGAGAAGCTGCGCTATCACAAGATCATCCTGATGGCGGACGCCGACGTCGACGGCCAGCACATCAACACCCTGCTGCTGACCTTCCTGTTCCGCTTCATGCGGCCGCTGGTCGAGGCCGGGCACGTGTTCCTGTCCCGTCCCCCGCTGTACAAGATCAAGTGGGGCCGGGACGAGGTCGAGTACGCGTACTCCGACCGTGAGCGCGACGCGCTGCTTGAAATGGGCCGTCAGCGTGGCAAGCGCGTCCGCGAGGACTCGATCCAGCGCTTCAAGGGCCTCGGCGAGATGAACGCCGAGGAACTGCGCATCACGACCATGGACCAGGAGCACCGCGTCCTCGGCCAGGTCACCCTCGACGACGCCGCCCAGGCCGACGACCTGTTCTCGGTCCTCATGGGCGAGGACGTCGAGGCCCGTCGCCAGTTCATCCAGCGCAATGCCAAGGACGTCCGCTTCCTCGACATCTGA
- a CDS encoding DUF721 domain-containing protein gives MSENPSASDNESSPRKTPEPSGVDLARVALRAAKEQARARGDAAQQKKQARRGGLRSGARADGRDPMALGSAINRLITERGWEAPAAVGGVMGRWPQIVGGDVAKHCVPEKYDEDERTLIVRCDSTAWATNLRLLAPTLVARLNEDLGHGAVRQIKVQGPGGPARRYGPLRAPGSTGPGDTYG, from the coding sequence ATGAGCGAGAACCCGTCCGCGAGCGACAACGAGAGCTCCCCCAGGAAGACCCCCGAACCCTCCGGCGTCGACCTCGCGCGCGTGGCGCTCAGGGCGGCCAAGGAGCAGGCACGCGCGCGTGGCGACGCGGCGCAGCAGAAGAAGCAGGCGCGGCGCGGCGGCCTGCGCTCCGGCGCACGGGCAGACGGCCGCGACCCCATGGCGCTCGGCTCCGCCATTAACCGCTTGATCACCGAGCGGGGCTGGGAGGCCCCGGCCGCGGTGGGCGGGGTGATGGGCCGCTGGCCGCAGATCGTCGGCGGGGACGTCGCCAAGCACTGCGTGCCCGAGAAGTACGACGAGGACGAGCGGACCCTGATCGTGCGCTGCGACTCGACGGCCTGGGCGACGAACCTGCGGCTGCTCGCGCCGACGCTGGTCGCCCGCCTCAACGAGGACCTCGGGCATGGCGCGGTGCGGCAGATCAAGGTGCAGGGACCTGGCGGCCCGGCCCGCCGTTACGGTCCGCTGCGCGCTCCTGGCAGTACGGGGCCCGGCGACACCTACGGGTGA